The DNA segment GTGccttgcaggttggtggctggtggcagcgagcagggcacagcaagGTAAGTACAGGGAGAAGGGGAGAACGGATGGAGAGGGAGGGGAGCGTGGTCAGCTGGCCATCAGAAGGGCAGAGGAAggtgtgcagggacaaggctgactgctgtcccctgtcccagtgtccccaccCTCCCTGTCACTGCACCCCAGCCAGGGGGTGTCCCTGGGGGACAATgtcaccctgcgctgccacctgccccaGCTGGCTGCCTGGGTCTGGCTGTACCAGGAAGGAGGCTGGACATACAGCAAGGGGAAGAACAAGCAGCAGAACACGACTGATTTCTACTTCTTCAGCACAAATCGGGAGCACGCAGGTACGTATCGGTGTCAGTACCGGGCGTCTTGGTCAGGAGTGCCATCCGAGAAGAGCAATCctgtggagctggtgctgacaggtgaGGGCACTGGGGACAGCAGATGGCACTGGGTGCTCCCAACAGCACCGTGTCCCACTGCTGTACCCTCCGTTCATGCAGATCGCCGTTTGCCCCCTCCCAGCATTTCCCTGAGCCCCGAGGAACGTGTGGAGATAGGGACCaatgtcaccatccagtgcTGGAACAAGGACTACGGGGCcaccttcctcctgcacaaggACGGCTGCTCAGCCCCCATCCAGCGCCAGCACCTCCATGCGGTGGGCACAGCcaccttcaccatctttgggGTGACCCCAGCTGACAGCGGCACCTACAGGTGCTCCTACCGCCCCTGGGCTTACCCCTTTGTGTCCTCACCCCTTGGCAATAACGTGACTCTGGAGGTGACTCCCACACCTGCACCCCCAGGTGGGTCTCAACCCCACTTGGGTACCCCTGGTGCCGCCCAGGAGTGGCTGCGTCACCTCCTGTCCCTGTAGAGGTGGTGGCTGGGGATGTGATAACCCAAACACCCGGACCACACAGGTGCTGCAGACAGTTCCCATGGNNNNNNNNNNNNNNNNNNNNNNNNNNNNNNNNNNNNNNNNNNNNNNNNNNNNNNNNNNNNNNNNNNNNNNNNNNNNNNNNNNNNNNNNNNNNNNNNNNNNNNNNNNNNNNNNNNNNNNNNNNNNNNNNNNNNNNNNNNNNNNNNNNNNNNNNNNNNNNNNNNNNNNNNNNNNNNNNNNNNNNNNNNNNNNNNNNNNNNNNNNNNNNNNNNNNNNNNNNNNNNNNNNNNNNNNNNNNNNNNNNNNNNNNNNNNNNNNNNNNNNNNNNNNNNNNNNNNNNNNNNNNNNNNNNNNNNNNNNNNNNNNNNNNNNNNNNNNNNNNNNNNNNNNNNNNNNNNNNNNNNNNNNNNNNNNNNNNNNNNNNNNNNNNNNNNNNNNNNNNNNNNNNNNNNNNNNNNNNNNNNNNNNNNNNNNNNNNNNNNNNNNNNNNNNNNNNNNNNNNNNNNNNNNNNNNNNNNNNNNNNNNNNNNNNNNNNNNNNNNNNNNNNNNNNNNNNNNNNNNNNNNNNNNNNNNNNNNNNNNNNNNNNNNNNNNNNNNNNNNNNNNNNNNNNNNNNNNNNNNNNNNNNNNNNNNNNNNNNNNNNNNNNNNNNNNNNNNNNNNNNNNNNNNNNNNNNNNNNNNNNNNNNNNNNNNNNNNNNNNNNNNNNNNNNNNNNNNNNNNNNNNNNNNNNNNNNNNNNNNNNNNNNNNNNNNNNNNNNNNNNNNNNNNNNNNNNNNNNNNNNNNNNNNNNNNNNNNNNNNNNNNNNNNNNNNNNNNNNNNNNNNNNNNNNNNNNNNNNNNNNNNNNNNNNNNNNNNNNNNNNNNNNNNNNNNNNNNNNNNNNNNNNNNNNNNNNNNNNNNNNNNNNNNNNNNNNNNNNNNNNNNNNNNNNNNNNNNNNNNNNNNNNNNNNNNNNNNNNNNNNNNNNNNNNNNNNNNNNNNNNNNNNNNNNNNNNNNNNNNNNNNNNNNNNNNNNNNNNNNNNNNNNNNNNNNNNNNNNNNNNNNNNNNNNNNNNNNNNNNNNNNNNNNNNNNNNNNNNNNNNNNNNNNNNNNNNNNNNNNNNNNNNNNNNNNNNNNNNNNNNNNNNNNNNNNNNNNNNNNNNNNNNNNNNNNNNNNNNNNNNNNNNNNNNNNNNNNNNNNNNNNNNNNNNNNNNNNNNNNNNNNNNNNNNNNNNNNNNNNNNNNNNNNNNNNNNNNNNNNNNNNNNNNNNNNNNNNNNNNNNNNNNNNNNNNNNNNNNNNNNNNNNNNNNNNNNNNNNNNNNNNNNNNNNNNNNNNNNNNNNNNNNNNNNNNNNNNNNNNNNNNNNNNNNNNNNNNNNNNNNNNNNNNNNNNNNNNNNNNNNNNNNNNNNNNNNNNNNNNNNNNNNNNNNNNNNNNNNNNNNNNNNNNNNNNNNNNNNNNNNNNNNNNNNNNNNNNNNNNNNNNNNNNNNNNNNNNNNNNNNNNNNNNNNNNNNNNNNNNNNNNNNNNNNNNNNNNNNNNNNNNNNNNNNNNNNNNNNNNNNNNNNNNNNNNNNNNNNNNNNNNNNNNNNNNNNNNNNNNNNNNNNNNNNNNNNNNNNNNNNNNNNNNNNNNNNNNNNNNNNNNNNNNNNNNNNNNNNNNNNNNNNNNNNNNNNNNNNNNNNNNNNNNNNNNNNNNNNNNNNNNNNNNNNNNNNNNNNNNNNNNNNNNNNNNNNNNNNNNNNNNNNNNNNNNNNNNNNNNNNNNNNNNNNNNNNNNNNNNNNNNNNNNNNNNNNNNNNNNNNNNNNNNNNNNNNNNNNNNNNNNNNNNNNNNNNNNNNNNNNNNNNNNNNNNNNNNNNNNNNNNNNNNNNNNNNNNNNNNNNNNNNNNNNNNNNNNNNNNNNNNNNNNNNNNNNNNNNNNNNNNNNNNNNNNNNNNNNNNNNNNNNNNNNNNNNNNNNNNNNNNNNNNNNNNNNNNNNNNNNNNNNNNNNNNNNNNNNNNNNNNNNNNNNNNNNNNNNNNNNNNNNNNNNNNNNNNNNNNNNNNNNNNNNNNNNNNNNNNNNNNNNNNNNNNNNNNNNNNNNNNNNNNNNNNNNNNNNNNNNNNNNNNNNNNNNNNNNNNNNNNNNNNNNNNNNNNNNNNNNNNNNNNNNNNNNNNNNNNNNNNNNNNNNNNNNNNNNNNNNNNNNNNNNNNNNNNNNNNNNNNNNNNNNNNNNNNNNNNNNNNNNNNNNNNNNNNNNNNNNNNNNNNNNNNNNNNNNNNNNNNNNNNNNNNNNNNNNNNNNNNNNNNNNNNNNNNNNNNNNNNNNNNNNNNNNNNNNNNNNNNNNNNNNNNNNNNNNNNNNNNNNNNNNNNNNNNNNNNNNNNNNNNNNNNNNNNNNNNNNNNNNNNNNNNNNNNNNNNNNNNNNNNNNNNNNNNNNNNNNNNNNNNNNNNNNNNNNNNNNNNNNNNNNNNNNNNNNNNNNNNNNNNNNNNNNNNNNNNNNNNNNNNNNNNNNNNNNNNNNNNNNNNNNNNNNNNNNNNNNNNNNNNNNNNNNNNNNNNNNNNNNNNNNNNNNNNNNNNNNNNNNNNNNNNNNNNNNNNNNNNNNNNNNNNNNNNNNNNNNNNNNNNNNNNNNNNNNNNNNNNNNNNNNNNNNNNNNNNNNNNNNNNNNNNNNNNNNNNNNNNNNNNNNNNNNNNNNNNNNNNNNNNNNNNNNNNNNNNNNNNNNNNNNNNNNNNNNNNNNNNNNNNNNNNNNNNNNNNNNNNNNNNNNNNNNNNNNNNNNNNNNNNNNNNNNNNNNNNNNNNNNNNNNNNNNNNNNNNNNNNNNNNNNNNNNNNNNNNNNNNNNNNNNNNNNNNNNNNNNNNNNNNNNNNNNNNNNNNNNNNNNNNNNNNNNNNNNNNNNNNNNNNNNNNNNNNNNNNNNNNNNNNNNNNNNNNNNNNNNNNNNNNNNNNNNNNNNNNNNNNNNNNNNNNNNNNNNNNNNNNNNNNNNNNNNNNNNNNNNNNNNNNNNNNNNNNNNNNNNNNNNNNNNNNNNNNNNNNNNNNNNNNNNNNNNNNNNNNNNNNNNNNNNNNNNNNNNNNNNNNNNNNNNNNNNNNNNNNNNNNNNNNN comes from the Meleagris gallopavo isolate NT-WF06-2002-E0010 breed Aviagen turkey brand Nicholas breeding stock unplaced genomic scaffold, Turkey_5.1 ChrUn_random_7180001957414, whole genome shotgun sequence genome and includes:
- the LOC104917196 gene encoding osteoclast-associated immunoglobulin-like receptor, encoding GWWLVAASRAQQVSPPSLSLHPSQGVSLGDNVTLRCHLPQLAAWVWLYQEGGWTYSKGKNKQQNTTDFYFFSTNREHAGTYRCQYRASWSGVPSEKSNPVELVLTDRRLPPPSISLSPEERVEIGTNVTIQCWNKDYGATFLLHKDGCSAPIQRQHLHAVGTATFTIFGVTPADSGTYRCSYRPWAYPFVSSPLGNNVTLEVTPTPAPPGAADSS